From one Mycobacterium colombiense CECT 3035 genomic stretch:
- a CDS encoding MmpS family transport accessory protein: MSGSRPPGWDPDEPDPADPISHEPDPGDEPDDLGRGADADAEPEPFEDSAELAANQTDETDAYSRAYSAPESEHFTSGPYLPADLGLYDYDDFDESADADDERSTARWPWVVGVAAIVAAIALVVSVSLLFARTDTTKLANPGTTTAPSTPPLQDEITTTKPPPPPPPPPTTEPPPPPTATETQTVTVTPSPAPPPPPAPAPAPPPATSTAAAPPPPSTPAGPRQVTYSVTGTKAPGDIISVTYVDASGRRRTQHNVYIPWSMTVTPISQSDVGSVEASSLFRVSRLNCSITTSDGTVLSSNSNDSPQTSC, from the coding sequence ATGAGCGGGTCGAGACCCCCGGGATGGGATCCTGACGAACCCGACCCTGCCGACCCGATCAGCCACGAACCGGACCCCGGCGACGAGCCGGACGATCTGGGGCGTGGCGCCGACGCCGACGCCGAGCCGGAGCCGTTCGAGGACAGCGCCGAACTCGCGGCGAACCAGACCGACGAGACCGACGCCTACTCGCGGGCCTACTCGGCTCCGGAGTCCGAGCACTTCACCAGCGGCCCCTACCTGCCGGCCGATCTGGGGCTCTACGACTACGACGACTTCGACGAGTCCGCCGACGCCGACGACGAGCGCAGCACCGCGCGCTGGCCGTGGGTGGTGGGGGTGGCCGCGATCGTGGCCGCGATCGCGCTCGTCGTGTCGGTATCGCTGCTGTTCGCGCGCACCGATACCACCAAGCTCGCCAACCCCGGCACCACCACCGCGCCGTCCACGCCGCCGCTGCAGGACGAGATCACGACGACCAAGCCGCCGCCTCCGCCCCCGCCGCCACCCACGACCGAACCGCCGCCGCCCCCGACAGCAACGGAGACCCAGACTGTGACGGTGACGCCTTCTCCGGCACCGCCGCCCCCGCCCGCCCCCGCTCCGGCACCGCCGCCGGCGACGTCGACGGCGGCCGCGCCACCGCCGCCCAGCACCCCGGCGGGTCCGCGCCAGGTCACCTACTCGGTGACCGGCACCAAAGCCCCGGGCGACATCATCTCGGTGACCTACGTCGACGCGTCCGGCCGGCGCCGCACGCAGCACAACGTGTACATCCCGTGGTCGATGACCGTCACCCCGATCTCGCAATCCGACGTGGGCTCGGTGGAGGCGTCCAGCCTGTTCCGGGTGAGCAGGCTCAATTGCTCGATCACGACCAGCGACGGAACGGTGCTTTCGTCGAACAGCAACGACTCGCCGCAGACGAGCTGCTGA
- the ctaC gene encoding aa3-type cytochrome oxidase subunit II yields MTPREQDRSQRLSQGRFRRRSGGSGRRAKGLSRRLRPVALAAVLGVLALFLSGCSSWADALALGWPRGITPEAHLNRELWIGAVIASLVVGLIVFGLIFWASAFHRKKATDTVLPRQFGYNMPLELALTVTPFLIISVLFYFTVVVQEKMLHLDKNPEVVIDVTAFQWNWKFGYQKVNFKDGTLTYDGTDPARKKAMLSKPEGKDAHGEERVGAVRGLNTSDRQYLNFDKVETLGSSEEIPVLVLPTGKRIEFDLASADVIHTFWVPEFLFKRDVIPNADANNSVHVFQTEEIQTPGAFVGHCAEFCGTYHSMMNFEVRVVAPNDFKAYLQQRMDGKSNAEALQAIGQPPVAVTTHPFDTKRGQLAGSQ; encoded by the coding sequence GTGACCCCTCGCGAGCAGGACCGTTCGCAACGTTTGTCGCAGGGCAGGTTTCGGCGCCGTTCCGGGGGCTCCGGGCGCCGAGCGAAGGGTCTTTCCCGTCGTCTCCGGCCCGTCGCGCTGGCGGCCGTGCTGGGCGTGCTAGCGCTGTTCCTGAGCGGATGCAGCAGCTGGGCCGACGCGCTGGCGCTGGGCTGGCCGCGGGGCATCACCCCGGAGGCCCACCTCAACCGCGAACTGTGGATCGGCGCCGTGATCGCGTCGCTGGTCGTCGGCCTCATCGTGTTCGGCCTGATCTTCTGGGCGTCGGCTTTCCACCGCAAGAAGGCCACCGACACCGTGCTGCCCAGGCAGTTCGGCTACAACATGCCGCTGGAGCTGGCGCTCACGGTGACGCCCTTCCTCATCATCTCCGTGCTGTTCTACTTCACCGTCGTGGTGCAGGAGAAGATGCTGCACCTGGACAAGAACCCCGAGGTTGTGATCGATGTCACGGCCTTCCAGTGGAACTGGAAGTTCGGCTATCAGAAGGTCAACTTCAAAGACGGCACGCTGACCTACGACGGCACCGACCCGGCGCGCAAGAAGGCGATGCTGTCCAAGCCGGAGGGCAAGGACGCCCACGGCGAGGAGCGCGTCGGCGCCGTCCGCGGGCTGAACACCTCGGACCGCCAGTACCTGAACTTCGACAAGGTCGAGACGCTGGGCTCCAGCGAGGAGATCCCGGTGCTGGTGCTGCCGACCGGCAAGCGCATCGAATTCGACCTGGCGTCCGCGGACGTGATCCACACGTTCTGGGTGCCGGAGTTCCTGTTCAAGCGCGACGTGATCCCCAACGCCGACGCGAACAACTCGGTGCACGTCTTCCAGACCGAGGAGATCCAGACGCCCGGCGCGTTCGTGGGCCACTGCGCCGAGTTCTGCGGCACGTATCACTCGATGATGAACTTCGAGGTTCGGGTGGTGGCGCCCAACGACTTCAAGGCCTACCTGCAGCAGCGGATGGACGGTAAGAGCAACGCCGAGGCGTTGCAGGCGATCGGGCAGCCCCCGGTCGCGGTGACCACCCACCCGTTCGACACCAAGCGCGGCCAATTGGCCGGAAGCCAGTAG
- a CDS encoding DUF2561 family protein, producing MVSRYSAYRRGVGDDTIAPEVIDRILIGACAAIYLVLLGVSVAAAVALADLGRGFHKAASSPHTTWVLYAVIIVSALIIAGAIPILLRARRMSQAEPAAQAMTAPSRGPARPSVRLGTGALRPGTGRTTTVQSAAPGPGAEWSGEAVDRVWLRGTVILTGTMGAALIAVAAATYLMAIGHDGGSWVGYGFAGVITAAMPVVEWLHIRQLRQVVAEQ from the coding sequence ATGGTCAGCAGATATTCGGCGTACCGGCGTGGCGTGGGCGACGACACCATTGCGCCCGAGGTCATCGACCGCATCCTGATCGGCGCGTGCGCCGCCATCTACCTGGTGCTGCTGGGCGTCAGCGTGGCGGCCGCCGTCGCGCTGGCGGACCTGGGCAGGGGCTTTCACAAGGCGGCCAGCAGCCCGCACACCACGTGGGTGCTGTACGCCGTCATCATCGTGTCGGCGCTGATCATCGCGGGCGCGATCCCCATCCTGTTGCGCGCCCGCCGGATGTCGCAGGCCGAGCCGGCCGCGCAGGCGATGACCGCGCCGTCGCGCGGGCCGGCAAGGCCTTCGGTGCGGCTGGGGACCGGCGCCCTGCGCCCCGGGACCGGACGGACCACCACCGTCCAGTCCGCCGCGCCCGGCCCGGGCGCCGAGTGGTCGGGCGAGGCCGTCGACCGAGTCTGGTTGCGCGGCACCGTGATTCTGACCGGCACCATGGGTGCGGCGCTGATCGCGGTTGCCGCGGCGACCTACCTGATGGCGATCGGCCACGATGGCGGCTCGTGGGTCGGCTACGGGTTCGCCGGCGTCATCACCGCGGCCATGCCGGTCGTCGAGTGGCTGCACATTCGTCAGCTCCGCCAGGTCGTCGCCGAACAGTAG
- a CDS encoding cytochrome c oxidase subunit 4 gives MHIEARLFEFIAGFFIVVAALYGVLTALFATGGVEWAGTTALVLTGGLAMITATFFRFVARRLDTRPEDYEGAEISDGAGELGFFSPHSWWPILIALSGSVVAVGIALWLPWLIVAGVMFVLTSVAGLVFEYYIGPEKH, from the coding sequence ATGCATATCGAAGCCAGGCTATTCGAGTTCATTGCCGGGTTTTTCATTGTGGTCGCGGCGCTCTACGGGGTGCTGACCGCCCTCTTCGCCACCGGAGGCGTGGAGTGGGCGGGCACCACCGCGCTGGTGCTGACCGGTGGCCTGGCGATGATCACCGCGACGTTCTTCCGCTTCGTGGCGCGCCGCCTGGACACCCGGCCCGAGGACTACGAGGGCGCTGAGATCAGCGACGGAGCAGGCGAATTGGGCTTCTTCAGCCCGCACAGCTGGTGGCCGATTCTGATCGCGCTGTCCGGCTCGGTGGTCGCGGTGGGCATCGCGCTGTGGTTGCCTTGGCTGATCGTCGCCGGGGTGATGTTCGTCCTGACGTCGGTGGCCGGACTGGTCTTCGAGTACTACATCGGTCCCGAGAAGCACTGA
- a CDS encoding HesB/IscA family protein, whose product MTVQNESNATTTHGVILTEAAATKAKSLLDQEGRDDLALRIAVQPGGCAGLRYNLFFDDRALDGDLTAEFGGVKLTVDRMSAPYVEGASIDFVDTIEKQGFTIDNPNATGSCACGDSFN is encoded by the coding sequence ATGACGGTGCAGAACGAGTCGAACGCCACGACGACCCACGGCGTGATCCTGACCGAGGCCGCCGCCACCAAGGCAAAGTCCCTGCTGGACCAGGAGGGCCGCGACGACCTGGCGCTGCGCATCGCCGTGCAGCCGGGCGGCTGCGCCGGCCTGCGCTACAACCTCTTCTTCGACGACCGGGCGCTGGACGGCGACCTGACCGCGGAGTTCGGCGGTGTGAAGTTGACGGTGGACCGGATGAGCGCGCCCTACGTCGAAGGCGCGTCCATCGACTTCGTGGACACCATCGAGAAGCAGGGCTTCACCATCGACAACCCCAACGCCACCGGCTCGTGCGCCTGCGGCGACTCTTTCAACTGA
- the qcrA gene encoding cytochrome bc1 complex Rieske iron-sulfur subunit, which produces MSDQDVRGSDTGGNPHGTGEREPDDAALAAMSQQELVALGGKLDGVDTVFKEPRWPIEGTKAEKRAERGVALWLLLGGFFGLALLLIFLFWPWEYKPKESAGSFLYDLTTPLYGLTFGMAILSIGIGVILYQKRFIPEEISIQDRHDGASRDVDRKTVVANLADAYQGSTVGRRKLIGLSLGMGLGAFGLSTLVAFAGGLIKNPWKPVVPTADGKKAVLWTSGWSPRYHGETIFLARATGSASTSPFVKMRPEDLDAGGMETVFPWRESDGDGTTPESQEKLRAINQGVRNPVMLIRVRPTDMNRVVKRQGQESFNFGEFFAYTKVCSHLGCPASLYEEQSYRILCPCHQSQFDALHFAKPIFGPAARALAQLPITIDSNGYLVANGDFVEPVGPAFWERTTT; this is translated from the coding sequence ATGAGCGATCAGGACGTTCGCGGCTCTGACACCGGCGGAAACCCGCACGGCACCGGCGAGAGGGAACCCGACGACGCGGCGCTGGCCGCCATGTCACAGCAGGAACTGGTGGCGCTGGGCGGCAAGCTGGACGGCGTCGACACGGTGTTCAAGGAACCCCGCTGGCCGATCGAGGGCACCAAAGCCGAAAAGCGCGCCGAGCGTGGCGTCGCCCTCTGGCTTTTGCTGGGCGGCTTCTTCGGGCTGGCGCTGCTGCTGATCTTCTTGTTCTGGCCCTGGGAGTACAAGCCCAAGGAGAGCGCCGGAAGCTTCCTCTACGACCTGACCACCCCGCTGTACGGTCTGACCTTCGGGATGGCGATCCTGTCGATCGGAATCGGCGTCATCCTCTACCAGAAACGCTTTATCCCCGAAGAGATTTCGATTCAGGACCGGCACGACGGCGCCTCGCGCGACGTCGACCGCAAGACGGTGGTGGCCAACCTGGCCGACGCCTATCAGGGGTCGACGGTCGGGCGGCGCAAGCTGATCGGCCTGTCGCTGGGAATGGGGCTGGGCGCCTTTGGTCTGTCCACCCTGGTCGCGTTTGCCGGCGGGTTGATCAAAAACCCGTGGAAGCCGGTCGTGCCCACCGCCGACGGCAAGAAGGCCGTGCTGTGGACCTCCGGGTGGAGCCCGCGCTACCACGGCGAGACCATCTTCCTGGCGCGCGCCACCGGCTCCGCCTCCACGTCGCCGTTCGTCAAGATGCGCCCCGAGGACCTCGACGCCGGCGGCATGGAAACCGTCTTCCCGTGGCGGGAGTCCGACGGCGACGGCACCACACCGGAATCGCAGGAAAAGCTGCGGGCCATCAACCAGGGTGTGCGAAACCCCGTGATGCTCATCCGTGTTCGGCCCACCGACATGAACCGTGTGGTCAAGCGGCAGGGCCAGGAGAGCTTCAACTTCGGCGAGTTCTTCGCCTACACCAAGGTCTGCTCGCACCTGGGTTGCCCCGCCTCGCTGTACGAGGAGCAGTCCTACCGGATCTTGTGCCCATGCCACCAGTCGCAGTTCGACGCGCTGCACTTCGCCAAGCCGATTTTCGGGCCGGCCGCGCGTGCGTTGGCGCAACTGCCGATCACCATCGACTCCAACGGGTATCTGGTCGCCAACGGTGACTTCGTCGAGCCCGTCGGACCGGCATTCTGGGAGAGGACGACGACATGA
- a CDS encoding carbohydrate kinase family protein — translation MTIAVTGSIATDNLMRFPGRFSEHLLAEHLQKVSLSFLVDDLVIHRGGVAGNIAFAIGVLGGDVALVGAAGDDFGEYRDWLQSHGVNCDHVLISQTAKTARFVCTTDEDMAQIASFYPGAMSEARNIKLADVASAGKPDLVIIGANDPDAMVVHTEECRKLGLAFAADPSQQLPRLSGAEIDKLVDGAAYLFTNDYEWELLLSKTGWSEADVQQKVDLRVTTLGAKGVDIVERDGTTTHVGVVPEISQTDPTGVGDAFRAGFLTGRTAGLSLERSAQLGSLVAVLVLESTGTQEWTWDPAVAKTRLAGAYGDEAAAEIAAVLG, via the coding sequence GTGACGATCGCGGTGACAGGTTCGATTGCGACCGACAATCTGATGCGGTTTCCCGGCCGGTTTTCCGAGCACCTGCTGGCCGAGCACCTGCAGAAGGTGTCGCTGAGTTTTCTGGTTGACGACCTGGTGATTCACCGCGGCGGAGTGGCCGGCAACATTGCCTTCGCCATCGGCGTGCTGGGCGGCGACGTGGCGCTGGTCGGGGCGGCCGGCGACGACTTCGGCGAGTACCGCGACTGGCTGCAGTCGCACGGGGTCAACTGCGACCACGTGCTGATCTCGCAAACCGCGAAGACGGCGCGATTCGTCTGCACCACCGATGAGGACATGGCCCAGATCGCATCCTTCTATCCCGGCGCCATGTCGGAGGCCCGCAACATCAAGCTCGCCGACGTCGCGTCCGCGGGCAAGCCGGACCTGGTGATCATCGGTGCCAACGACCCGGACGCGATGGTGGTGCACACCGAGGAGTGCCGCAAGCTCGGCCTGGCGTTCGCCGCCGACCCGTCCCAGCAGCTGCCCCGCCTGTCCGGTGCCGAGATCGACAAGCTCGTCGACGGCGCGGCCTATCTGTTCACCAACGACTACGAATGGGAGCTGCTGCTCTCCAAGACCGGCTGGTCCGAAGCCGACGTGCAGCAGAAGGTCGACCTGCGGGTGACCACGCTGGGCGCCAAGGGCGTCGACATCGTCGAGCGCGACGGGACCACCACCCACGTCGGCGTGGTGCCCGAAATCAGCCAGACCGACCCCACCGGCGTCGGCGACGCGTTCCGGGCGGGTTTCCTCACCGGCCGCACCGCCGGGCTCAGCCTCGAGCGCTCGGCGCAGCTGGGCTCGCTGGTCGCCGTGCTGGTGCTGGAGTCCACCGGCACCCAGGAGTGGACGTGGGACCCCGCGGTCGCCAAGACCCGGCTGGCCGGCGCCTACGGCGACGAGGCGGCCGCCGAGATCGCCGCGGTGCTGGGTTAG
- a CDS encoding DUF5994 family protein gives MDAADRRRARANPIRVSVGCELGRTIDGAWWPRADRITNELPGLVALLTPLLGGIDSINVNWPPLQRPPDFNWPGWEHKRQHVITVVGADARVNLLIVPYATYSALALMVLRCAAGLPVETRDMGKRVFVTAAAILRAAQQQGACARP, from the coding sequence GTGGATGCCGCGGACAGACGGCGAGCGCGCGCCAATCCCATCCGGGTCTCGGTGGGCTGTGAGCTCGGCCGCACCATCGACGGCGCCTGGTGGCCCCGTGCGGACCGCATCACCAACGAATTGCCCGGCCTGGTCGCGCTGCTGACGCCCTTGCTCGGTGGGATCGACTCCATCAACGTCAACTGGCCACCGTTGCAGCGGCCGCCGGACTTCAACTGGCCGGGCTGGGAGCACAAACGCCAGCACGTGATCACGGTCGTCGGCGCGGACGCACGGGTCAACCTGCTGATCGTCCCGTACGCGACGTACAGCGCGCTGGCCCTGATGGTGTTGCGCTGTGCCGCCGGGCTGCCGGTCGAAACCCGCGACATGGGCAAGCGGGTGTTCGTCACGGCCGCCGCAATCCTGCGCGCCGCCCAGCAGCAAGGGGCCTGCGCCCGGCCGTAG
- the asnB gene encoding asparagine synthase (glutamine-hydrolyzing), which yields MCGLLAFVAAPEGSDKEAAAARADDAVGHSLRLMRHRGPDEPGGLAAEGAVVFGFNRLSFIDIAHSHQPLRWGPPEAPDRYVLVFNGEIYNYLELRAELGAQHGAAFATDGDGEAIVAGFHHWGTDVLTRLRGMFAFALWDTVTRELFCARDPFGIKPLFMATGTGGTAVASEKKCLLDLAELIGFDTGIDERAVQHYTVLQYVPEPETLHRGVRRLESGCYARIRPGQRPQTTRYFTPRFAAVPITRDTEQARYDEITAVLEDSVAKHMRADVTVGAFLSGGIDSTAIAALAIRHNPRLITFTTGFEREGFSEIDVAVASAEAIGARHIAKVVKPDEFVAALPEIVWYLDEPVADPALVPLFFVAREARKHVKVVLSGEGADELFGGYTIYREPLSLKPFDYLPRPLRRSVGKMSKPLPEGMRGKSLLHRGSLTLEERYYGNARSFSDAQLRDVLPGFREEWTHTDVTAPVYAESAGWDPVARMQHVDLFTWLRGDILVKADKMTMANSLELRVPFLDPEVFAVASRLPVEAKITRTTTKYALRRALEPIVPAHVLHRPKLGFPVPIRHWLRAGELLEWAYATVDASQADHLVDKTAVRRMLDEHRNGVSDHSRRLWTLLIFMLWHAIFVEHSVVPQISEPVYPVQL from the coding sequence GTGTGTGGTCTGCTGGCGTTCGTCGCCGCCCCGGAGGGCTCCGATAAAGAAGCGGCCGCCGCCCGCGCCGACGACGCCGTCGGTCACTCGTTACGCCTGATGCGGCACCGCGGCCCCGACGAACCCGGCGGCCTGGCCGCCGAGGGTGCAGTCGTGTTCGGCTTCAACCGGCTGTCGTTCATCGACATCGCGCATTCGCATCAGCCGCTGCGCTGGGGGCCGCCCGAGGCGCCCGACCGCTACGTGCTGGTGTTCAACGGCGAGATCTACAACTACCTCGAGCTGCGCGCCGAGCTGGGCGCCCAGCACGGCGCGGCGTTCGCCACGGACGGCGACGGCGAGGCGATCGTCGCCGGCTTCCACCACTGGGGCACCGACGTCTTGACCCGGCTGCGCGGCATGTTCGCGTTTGCGCTGTGGGACACCGTCACCCGCGAATTGTTCTGCGCCCGAGACCCTTTCGGCATCAAGCCGCTGTTCATGGCGACCGGCACCGGCGGCACGGCGGTGGCCAGCGAGAAGAAGTGCCTGCTGGATCTGGCCGAGCTGATCGGCTTCGACACCGGGATCGACGAGCGGGCCGTGCAGCACTACACCGTCCTGCAGTACGTGCCCGAGCCCGAGACGCTGCACCGCGGGGTGCGCCGGCTGGAATCGGGCTGCTACGCCCGCATCCGGCCCGGGCAGCGGCCGCAGACCACCCGCTACTTCACGCCGCGCTTCGCCGCGGTGCCGATCACCCGCGACACCGAACAGGCCCGCTACGACGAGATCACCGCGGTGCTCGAGGACTCGGTGGCCAAGCACATGCGCGCCGACGTCACCGTCGGGGCGTTCCTGTCCGGCGGGATCGACTCCACCGCCATCGCCGCGCTGGCCATCCGGCACAACCCCCGGCTGATCACGTTCACCACCGGCTTCGAGCGGGAGGGCTTCTCCGAGATCGACGTCGCGGTGGCCTCGGCCGAGGCGATCGGCGCCCGCCACATCGCCAAGGTGGTCAAGCCCGACGAGTTCGTCGCCGCCCTGCCCGAGATCGTCTGGTACCTCGACGAGCCGGTGGCCGACCCGGCGCTGGTGCCGCTGTTCTTCGTCGCCCGGGAAGCCCGCAAGCACGTCAAGGTGGTATTGAGCGGCGAGGGCGCCGACGAGCTGTTCGGCGGCTACACGATCTACCGGGAGCCGTTGTCGCTCAAGCCGTTTGACTATCTGCCCCGGCCGTTGCGGCGATCGGTGGGCAAGATGAGCAAGCCGCTGCCCGAGGGGATGCGCGGCAAGAGCCTGCTGCACCGCGGCTCCCTGACGCTCGAGGAGCGCTACTACGGCAACGCCCGCAGCTTCTCCGACGCGCAGCTGCGCGACGTGCTGCCCGGATTCCGCGAGGAATGGACCCACACCGACGTCACCGCGCCGGTGTACGCCGAGTCGGCGGGCTGGGACCCGGTGGCGCGCATGCAGCACGTCGACCTGTTCACCTGGCTGCGCGGCGACATCCTGGTCAAAGCCGACAAGATGACGATGGCCAACTCGCTGGAGCTGCGAGTGCCCTTCCTGGATCCCGAGGTGTTCGCCGTCGCCTCGCGGCTGCCGGTCGAGGCGAAGATCACCCGGACGACGACGAAGTACGCGCTGCGCCGGGCGTTGGAGCCGATCGTTCCGGCGCATGTGCTGCACCGGCCCAAGCTCGGATTCCCGGTGCCGATCCGGCACTGGCTGCGAGCCGGCGAGCTGCTGGAGTGGGCCTACGCGACGGTGGACGCCTCGCAGGCCGATCACCTGGTCGACAAGACCGCCGTGCGCCGGATGCTCGACGAGCACCGCAACGGCGTCAGCGATCACAGCCGCCGGCTGTGGACGCTGCTGATCTTCATGCTCTGGCACGCGATCTTCGTCGAGCACAGCGTGGTGCCCCAGATCAGCGAGCCCGTTTACCCCGTGCAGCTCTGA
- a CDS encoding Rv0361 family membrane protein, producing the protein MAGPHSPNHTVGGEGPTPPSESPPLEFPDDPNSGGPGFASAAQAGPATANYAGQPPAPVPYPPQRSKRGLIVGVALAIALVAVLTVAIVYGVRTNGANTGATFSEGAARTAIQGYLDALEHRDIDEIARNALCGLYDGVQDKRSDQALAKLSSDAFRKQFSEVELTSIDKIVYLSQYQAQALFTMRVSPVSGGPMHGQVQGIAQLLFQRGQIMVCSYVLRTGGSY; encoded by the coding sequence ATGGCAGGTCCGCACTCGCCGAACCACACCGTCGGCGGCGAAGGACCAACACCCCCAAGCGAATCCCCGCCCCTGGAGTTCCCGGATGACCCCAACTCCGGTGGCCCGGGCTTCGCTTCCGCTGCGCAGGCAGGACCCGCGACAGCCAATTATGCCGGGCAGCCCCCCGCGCCGGTCCCGTACCCGCCGCAACGGTCCAAGCGTGGGCTGATCGTCGGCGTCGCGCTGGCCATCGCGCTGGTCGCGGTGCTGACGGTGGCCATCGTCTACGGGGTCCGCACCAACGGGGCCAACACCGGCGCCACGTTCTCCGAGGGCGCGGCGAGGACGGCCATCCAGGGCTATCTGGACGCGCTCGAGCACCGCGACATCGACGAGATCGCCCGCAACGCGTTGTGCGGGCTCTACGACGGCGTCCAGGACAAGCGATCCGACCAGGCCCTGGCCAAGCTCAGCAGCGACGCGTTCCGCAAGCAGTTCTCCGAGGTCGAACTGACCTCGATCGACAAGATCGTCTACCTGTCGCAGTACCAGGCCCAGGCGTTGTTCACGATGCGGGTGTCCCCGGTGAGCGGTGGCCCGATGCACGGGCAGGTGCAGGGCATCGCGCAGCTGCTGTTCCAGCGCGGCCAGATCATGGTCTGCTCGTACGTGCTGCGCACCGGCGGCTCGTACTGA
- the qcrB gene encoding cytochrome bc1 complex cytochrome b subunit, whose translation MSPKLSPPKIGDVLARQGEDIDTRYHPSAAVRRQLNKVFPTHWSFLLGEIAMYSFIVLLLTGVYLTLFFDPSMAEITYNGAYQPLRGVDMSKAFASTLDISFEVRGGLFVRQVHHWAALIFSASIMVHLARIFFTGAFRRPREANWVIGSLLLILAMFEGYFGYSLPDDLLSGIGLRAALSSITLGMPVIGTWLHWALFGGDFPCGGVGNECATAGYIIPRMYSLHILLLPGIILALIGLHLAMVWFQKHTQFPGPGRTEHNVVGVRVMPVFAVKSGAFFAAIVGVLGLLGGLLQINPIWNLGPYKPSHVSAGSQPDFYMMWTEGLARIWPPWEFYFWHHTIPAVVWVALIMGGVFGLLIVYPFLEKRFSGDYAHHNLLQRPRDVPVRTSIGAMAIAFYMLLTLCAMNDIIAFKFDISLNATTWIGRIGMVIVPPVVYFITYRWCIGLQRSDRAVLEHGIETGIIKRLPHGAYVELHQPLGPVDDHGHPLPLEYQGAPLPKKMNKLGSAGSPGRGSFLFADPASEDAALREAAHGSEQRALTALREHQDGLNGSTNGSTNGEGGEH comes from the coding sequence ATGAGTCCGAAATTGAGTCCCCCGAAGATCGGCGACGTCCTGGCCCGCCAAGGCGAGGACATCGACACGCGCTACCACCCGTCCGCGGCGGTCCGTAGACAGCTCAACAAGGTCTTCCCCACCCACTGGTCGTTCCTGCTGGGCGAGATCGCCATGTACAGCTTCATCGTGCTGCTGCTCACCGGCGTGTACCTGACGCTGTTCTTCGATCCCTCCATGGCGGAGATCACCTACAACGGCGCCTACCAGCCGCTGCGCGGCGTGGACATGTCGAAGGCCTTCGCGTCGACCCTCGACATCTCCTTCGAGGTGCGCGGCGGACTGTTCGTCCGTCAGGTCCACCACTGGGCCGCCCTGATCTTCTCCGCGTCGATCATGGTGCACCTGGCCCGCATCTTCTTCACCGGCGCCTTCCGGCGGCCTCGCGAGGCCAACTGGGTCATCGGTTCGCTGCTGCTGATCCTGGCGATGTTCGAGGGCTACTTCGGCTACTCGCTGCCCGACGACCTGCTGTCCGGCATCGGGTTGCGCGCCGCGCTGTCCTCGATCACGTTGGGCATGCCGGTGATCGGCACCTGGCTGCACTGGGCCCTGTTCGGCGGTGACTTCCCCTGCGGTGGCGTCGGAAACGAATGCGCCACAGCGGGTTACATCATCCCTCGGATGTATTCACTGCACATCCTGCTGCTGCCCGGAATCATCCTGGCGCTGATCGGGCTGCACCTGGCCATGGTGTGGTTCCAGAAGCACACCCAGTTCCCCGGCCCCGGTCGCACCGAGCACAACGTGGTCGGCGTGCGGGTGATGCCGGTGTTCGCCGTCAAGTCCGGCGCGTTCTTCGCCGCGATCGTCGGCGTGCTGGGCCTGCTGGGTGGTCTGCTGCAGATCAACCCGATCTGGAACCTGGGGCCCTACAAGCCATCTCACGTCTCGGCCGGCTCGCAGCCGGACTTCTACATGATGTGGACCGAGGGTCTGGCCCGTATCTGGCCGCCATGGGAGTTCTACTTCTGGCACCACACCATCCCGGCGGTGGTCTGGGTGGCGCTGATCATGGGCGGGGTGTTCGGCCTGCTGATCGTGTATCCGTTCCTGGAGAAGCGGTTCAGCGGCGACTATGCGCACCACAACCTGCTGCAGCGCCCGCGCGACGTGCCGGTGCGCACGTCGATCGGTGCGATGGCGATCGCGTTCTACATGCTGCTGACGCTGTGCGCGATGAACGACATCATCGCGTTCAAGTTCGACATCTCGCTGAACGCGACGACGTGGATCGGGCGCATCGGCATGGTGATCGTTCCGCCGGTGGTCTACTTCATCACCTACCGGTGGTGCATCGGGCTGCAGCGCAGCGACCGCGCGGTGCTCGAGCACGGCATCGAGACCGGCATCATCAAGCGGCTGCCGCACGGCGCCTACGTCGAGCTGCACCAGCCGCTGGGCCCGGTCGACGACCACGGCCACCCGCTGCCGCTCGAATACCAGGGCGCGCCATTGCCGAAGAAGATGAACAAGCTGGGTTCGGCCGGATCTCCGGGCCGGGGCAGCTTCCTGTTCGCCGATCCGGCGTCCGAGGACGCGGCGTTGCGCGAGGCCGCGCACGGCTCCGAACAGCGCGCCCTGACCGCGCTGCGTGAGCACCAGGACGGCCTGAACGGTTCGACGAACGGTTCGACAAACGGCGAGGGCGGCGAGCACTAG